The following proteins are co-located in the Labrys monachus genome:
- a CDS encoding sarcosine oxidase subunit beta family protein has product MRFSVFSLARNALSGHQNWPEQWRSPEPKAAYDAVIVGAGGHGLATAYYMAAEHGMRNIAVIERGWLGGGNTGRNTTIIRSNYLWEESAALYDHALKLWKDLSQVLNYNVMYSARGVMMLAHNVHDVQVTKRHVHANRLAGVDNEWLTPEEAKEFCPILNISKDIRYPIMGAALQRRGGVARHDAVAWGYARAADALGVDIIQNCEVTGITRDAAGAVAAVETTRGTIRTKRIGVVAAGHTSVVMGMAGVRMPLESYPLQALVSEPLKPIMPCVVMSNTVHAYMSQSDKGDLVIGAGTDQYVSYSQTGGLHIAAHTLDAICELFPVVRRVRMMRNWGGIVDVTPDRSPILSRTPVPGLFVNCGWGTGGFKATPGSGHVFAHTVATGEPHPIAAPFSLDRFRTGRLIDEAAAAAVAH; this is encoded by the coding sequence CCCGAACAATGGCGCTCGCCCGAACCCAAGGCGGCCTATGACGCCGTCATCGTCGGCGCCGGCGGCCATGGCCTCGCCACGGCCTATTACATGGCTGCCGAGCACGGCATGCGCAACATCGCGGTGATCGAGAGGGGCTGGCTCGGCGGCGGCAATACGGGCCGCAACACCACCATCATCCGCTCCAATTATCTGTGGGAGGAGAGCGCCGCGCTCTATGACCACGCGCTGAAGCTGTGGAAGGACCTGTCGCAGGTCCTCAACTACAACGTGATGTATTCGGCGCGCGGCGTGATGATGCTCGCCCACAATGTCCACGACGTGCAGGTGACCAAGCGCCATGTGCACGCCAACCGGCTGGCGGGCGTCGACAATGAGTGGCTCACGCCGGAGGAGGCGAAGGAATTCTGCCCGATCCTCAACATCTCCAAGGATATACGCTATCCGATCATGGGCGCCGCTCTGCAGCGGCGCGGCGGGGTCGCCCGGCACGACGCGGTCGCCTGGGGCTATGCCCGCGCCGCCGACGCGCTCGGGGTCGACATCATCCAGAACTGCGAGGTGACGGGGATCACGCGCGACGCCGCGGGCGCGGTGGCGGCGGTGGAGACCACGCGCGGCACCATCCGGACCAAGAGGATCGGCGTCGTCGCGGCGGGGCACACATCGGTGGTGATGGGCATGGCCGGGGTACGCATGCCGCTGGAGAGCTATCCGCTGCAGGCGCTGGTGTCCGAGCCGCTGAAGCCGATCATGCCCTGCGTGGTGATGTCGAACACCGTCCACGCCTATATGTCGCAATCGGACAAGGGTGACCTCGTCATCGGCGCCGGCACCGACCAATATGTCTCCTATTCGCAGACCGGGGGGCTCCATATCGCCGCCCACACGCTCGATGCGATCTGCGAGCTCTTCCCGGTGGTGCGCCGGGTGCGCATGATGCGCAACTGGGGCGGCATCGTCGACGTCACGCCGGACCGCTCGCCGATCCTGTCGAGGACGCCGGTTCCCGGCCTGTTCGTCAATTGCGGCTGGGGCACCGGCGGCTTCAAGGCGACGCCCGGCTCCGGCCATGTCTTCGCCCACACGGTGGCGACAGGCGAGCCCCATCCCATCGCCGCGCCCTTCTCGCTCGATCGCTTCCGCACCGGGCGGCTGATCGACGAGGCCGCCGCCGCCGCCGTCGCGCATTGA